The following proteins come from a genomic window of Nostoc sp. ATCC 53789:
- a CDS encoding glycosyltransferase family 4 protein: MNTIKLAIITSHPIQYYAPWFRYLASAGDLQIKVFYLWNFGVTHQIDTGFQQALQWDIPLLDGYEYEFVPNVSYKPGVHHFWGLQNPSLISQVKAYNPDAVFLMTYNYASIYKFLWKWNSSEIPLLFRGDSHRLLQPTGIKAWARQQFITQIYRRFAACLYVGKANYGYFQYHGVPSNHLFFAPHAVDNDRFFTQAESAKHQATIWKQELGIPSDHAVILFAGKFESKKRPLDLLQAFLAANLSQVSLLFVGAGSLEADLKTAAAHHSNIYFAPFQNQSLMPRTYAIADLVVLPSYGASETWGLAINEAMCLSRPVIVSNHVGCAQDLIHDKHNGLVFTAGNVSALVSSLQEAFSDRQRLRRWGEESQKIVSQYSYTHASKGLKQALQYVIAPSKEKFQLNK; encoded by the coding sequence ATGAATACGATAAAACTGGCAATTATCACATCTCACCCAATACAATACTACGCACCTTGGTTTCGTTACCTGGCTAGTGCTGGTGATTTGCAGATTAAGGTATTTTACTTGTGGAACTTCGGTGTTACACATCAGATTGATACAGGCTTCCAGCAAGCCCTACAGTGGGATATCCCCCTCTTAGATGGATATGAATACGAGTTTGTACCAAATGTTAGTTATAAACCAGGAGTTCATCATTTTTGGGGGTTACAAAATCCATCTTTAATCTCACAAGTGAAAGCTTATAATCCTGATGCAGTCTTCTTGATGACCTACAACTACGCTAGCATCTATAAATTTCTCTGGAAATGGAATTCATCTGAGATACCGTTGCTATTTAGAGGTGATTCCCATCGACTACTACAACCTACTGGAATTAAAGCATGGGCGCGTCAGCAGTTTATTACCCAGATTTATCGCCGTTTTGCTGCTTGCCTTTATGTAGGTAAAGCTAATTATGGCTACTTTCAATATCATGGTGTACCCAGTAATCATCTATTTTTTGCTCCCCATGCTGTTGATAACGATCGCTTTTTTACTCAAGCTGAGAGTGCCAAACACCAGGCAACTATATGGAAGCAAGAATTAGGTATCCCATCGGATCATGCAGTGATTCTATTTGCAGGTAAATTTGAATCCAAAAAACGTCCTTTGGATTTACTGCAAGCTTTTTTGGCAGCAAACCTGTCTCAAGTATCGCTGCTATTTGTCGGTGCGGGTTCTTTAGAAGCAGATTTAAAAACCGCAGCTGCACACCATTCAAATATCTATTTTGCTCCTTTTCAAAATCAAAGCTTGATGCCCCGCACCTATGCTATTGCTGATTTAGTTGTGTTGCCCAGTTACGGCGCTTCAGAAACTTGGGGACTGGCAATTAACGAAGCAATGTGTTTATCTCGCCCAGTAATTGTCAGCAACCACGTGGGTTGTGCCCAAGATTTGATTCATGACAAACACAATGGGCTTGTATTTACAGCTGGTAATGTGTCAGCTTTAGTCAGTAGCCTGCAAGAAGCATTTTCTGATCGTCAGCGTTTGCGGCGCTGGGGAGAGGAAAGCCAAAAAATTGTGTCTCAATACAGCTATACTCATGCAAGCAAGGGTTTAAAACAGG